From a region of the Pontixanthobacter gangjinensis genome:
- a CDS encoding TonB-dependent receptor, which translates to MKFTAFKSSASSRAALYASVAAVGLAIPSAAMAQDADTDVAAADEEEFLDENIIIVTGTKRETTLQETPISVSVTSGETLENAQIRDVLDLQTVAPSLRVSQLQTSSASTFIIRGFGNGDNNFGIEPSVGVFIDGVFRSRSAAALSDLPNVQRIEVLNGPQSTLFGKNASAGVISVITREPQFQFGGAVEAVYGNFNNIVLKADVTGPLSDTIAFSVDGSYNKRDGYANIVNLDEEQNNRNRWATRGQLLFEPSSDFKARFIVDYSRIDEVCCQVTTLVAGPVTGAINAVGGQLSTDPFSYDAYLNFVPTNEVDNYGGSLQMDYQAGALSFTSISSYRELKNFFLSDIDYTSADIATETRDQAVKSITQEFRVASDFDGPINFLLGGYYFDESISQDSAIQNGSRIRDVFELLAGGNPADILTGAPSVFNGVEAALGLPQESIFRTPLLSQETFRMDNTSYSLFGTVDFEPFDGLVLTGGFNYTDDKKDFALAQLSPDPLGQINLVDAFITLATGGGITTRDQFQALPAANQAALLAAATNPAVNTLLPLSGFQFQPPFLTIPNAVEDGKTRDDKFTYLLRAAYRISEEVNVYASYATGFKASSVNLSRDSRPSSADYTAGPGRSTFAAPSSPILDAGLAIPNLSTGSRFAGPENAEVYEVGIKGQWEGFGFNLALFDQTIKGFQSLAFTGTGFALQNAGQQSVKGFEFDATIRPSDSLVFTFATTYLDPLFDDFPGSVLGDLSGVKPAGIPQIAISTSATHMMELGSSGNELVTRVDFSHESNTPINNGLPTFNAALGNTQIFNRAVNLVNASTTLKLENGLEIGAYVRNLFNDQFITTVFDGVAQAGTVSGYPSPPRTYGGVVRFKF; encoded by the coding sequence ATGAAATTTACTGCTTTTAAAAGCAGCGCGTCTTCACGTGCTGCACTTTACGCAAGCGTCGCAGCTGTTGGCCTTGCGATTCCCTCCGCAGCGATGGCGCAAGATGCAGACACAGATGTTGCTGCGGCCGATGAAGAAGAATTTCTTGACGAGAATATCATCATCGTCACCGGCACGAAGCGTGAGACCACGCTTCAGGAAACACCGATTTCAGTTTCGGTAACTTCGGGCGAGACACTCGAAAACGCGCAAATCCGCGACGTGCTCGACCTCCAGACCGTTGCGCCTTCGCTTCGGGTCAGCCAGTTGCAGACCTCGTCAGCATCCACTTTCATCATTCGTGGTTTCGGTAACGGCGATAACAACTTCGGCATCGAGCCATCGGTTGGCGTGTTTATCGATGGGGTGTTCCGCTCGCGTTCGGCAGCTGCCCTGTCCGATCTTCCCAATGTTCAGCGCATCGAAGTTCTGAACGGCCCGCAATCGACCCTGTTCGGCAAGAACGCGTCTGCCGGTGTGATCTCGGTCATTACCCGCGAGCCACAGTTCCAGTTCGGCGGCGCGGTTGAGGCTGTTTACGGCAATTTCAACAATATCGTGCTGAAGGCTGACGTTACTGGCCCGCTTAGCGACACAATCGCTTTCTCGGTCGACGGCAGCTACAACAAGCGCGACGGTTACGCTAATATAGTCAATCTGGATGAAGAGCAGAACAACCGCAATCGCTGGGCGACACGCGGCCAGTTGCTGTTTGAACCATCGTCTGATTTTAAAGCTCGCTTCATTGTCGACTATTCAAGAATTGACGAAGTCTGCTGTCAGGTCACAACCTTGGTTGCAGGTCCGGTTACCGGCGCGATCAACGCAGTTGGCGGACAGCTGAGCACAGATCCTTTCAGCTATGATGCGTATCTGAACTTTGTCCCAACAAACGAAGTCGATAATTACGGCGGCTCTTTGCAGATGGACTATCAGGCGGGTGCGTTGTCGTTCACGTCGATTTCCTCATATCGCGAACTGAAGAACTTCTTCCTTTCGGACATTGATTACACCAGCGCTGACATTGCGACAGAAACGCGCGATCAGGCTGTGAAGAGCATAACGCAGGAATTCCGCGTTGCTTCTGATTTTGACGGTCCGATCAACTTCCTGCTCGGCGGGTATTATTTCGACGAAAGCATCTCGCAAGACAGTGCGATCCAGAACGGAAGCCGTATCCGCGATGTGTTCGAACTTCTTGCTGGCGGAAATCCGGCAGATATTCTTACCGGCGCACCTTCTGTTTTCAACGGTGTCGAAGCGGCCCTTGGCCTTCCGCAAGAAAGCATTTTCCGCACTCCGCTACTTTCGCAAGAAACCTTCCGGATGGACAACACATCCTACTCGTTGTTTGGTACGGTTGATTTCGAACCGTTTGACGGCTTGGTCTTAACTGGCGGTTTCAACTACACCGATGATAAGAAGGACTTCGCTCTTGCGCAGCTAAGCCCGGATCCATTGGGCCAGATCAATCTGGTTGATGCCTTTATCACTTTGGCCACGGGCGGAGGGATTACGACTCGCGATCAGTTCCAAGCATTGCCTGCTGCCAACCAGGCAGCCTTGCTTGCGGCTGCAACGAATCCGGCGGTTAATACGCTTTTGCCGTTGTCTGGTTTCCAGTTCCAACCTCCATTCCTTACCATCCCTAACGCTGTTGAAGACGGTAAGACCCGTGACGACAAGTTTACATATCTGCTGCGGGCTGCGTATCGTATCTCCGAAGAGGTCAATGTCTACGCAAGCTATGCGACTGGCTTCAAAGCCAGCTCGGTGAACTTGTCGCGTGACAGCCGTCCGTCATCGGCGGATTACACAGCCGGCCCAGGTCGGTCGACTTTTGCAGCCCCTTCATCGCCAATTCTCGATGCAGGTCTGGCCATTCCAAACCTGAGCACCGGTTCACGCTTCGCGGGTCCGGAGAATGCTGAGGTTTATGAAGTTGGCATCAAGGGCCAGTGGGAAGGCTTCGGCTTTAACCTCGCTCTGTTCGACCAAACGATCAAAGGCTTCCAAAGTCTGGCGTTCACCGGAACCGGCTTTGCCCTGCAAAATGCAGGTCAACAATCGGTTAAGGGCTTCGAATTCGATGCAACAATCCGTCCGAGCGATAGCTTGGTCTTCACCTTCGCGACGACTTACCTCGACCCATTGTTCGATGACTTCCCGGGCAGTGTTTTGGGTGATCTAAGCGGCGTGAAACCGGCAGGTATCCCGCAAATTGCTATCTCGACATCGGCCACTCACATGATGGAATTGGGGTCGAGCGGAAATGAGCTCGTTACTCGCGTTGATTTCAGCCATGAAAGCAATACGCCGATTAACAACGGCCTGCCGACCTTCAACGCTGCACTGGGCAACACCCAAATCTTCAATCGTGCGGTGAATTTGGTCAATGCGTCGACAACTTTGAAGCTTGAAAATGGCCTCGAAATTGGTGCCTATGTCCGTAACCTGTTCAACGATCAGTTTATCACAACTGTGTTTGATGGTGTTGCACAGGCAGGAACAGTGTCAGGCTATCCTAGCCCGCCACGGACCTATGGCGGCGTAGTTCGCTTCAAGTTCTAA
- the typA gene encoding translational GTPase TypA, producing MSANQRNVAIIAHVDHGKTTLVDQLFRQSGTYRDNQRIEERAMDSNDLEKERGITILAKCTSVEYGEGENARRINIVDTPGHADFGGEVERILSMVDGVILLVDSSEGAMPQTKFVTGKALALGLKPIVVVNKIDRPDGRAAEVLDEVFDLFVSLDANDEQLDFPVLYASGRNGYASEDIDAREGDLTPLFEKIVEHVPAPQADYDGPFKFLVTLLDRDNFLGRILTGKVESGTIKVNAPIHALDNDGNIVETGRASKLMAFRGLERVPVEEARAGDIISMAGLAVATVSNTICDPSVTEPLHAQPIDPPTLSMRFAVNDSPFAGREGTKVTSRMIRDRLAREAESNVAIKISESADKDSFEVAGRGELQLGVLIETMRREGFELGISRPRVLYQEDENGNRTEPYETVVIDVDDEYSGTVVEKIAMRKGEMTDMRPSGGGKTRITFSAPSRGLIGYHGEFLSDTRGTGIMNRLFEKYGPYKGTIEGRQNGVLISNCTGEAVGYALNMLEERGELFIGSQAKIYEGMIIGENAKPDDLEVNPMKSKALTNFRSTGKDDAIRLTTPRKMSLEQSIAYIDNDEMVEVTPESIRLRKSELDPNERKKQRRKMGD from the coding sequence ATGTCCGCTAATCAGCGCAACGTGGCGATCATCGCCCACGTCGACCACGGCAAGACCACTCTTGTTGACCAGCTCTTCCGCCAATCCGGCACCTATCGTGACAATCAGCGCATTGAAGAACGCGCGATGGATTCCAACGATCTGGAAAAAGAGCGCGGGATTACCATTCTGGCGAAATGTACCTCGGTCGAATATGGCGAAGGCGAGAATGCACGCCGGATCAATATCGTTGATACGCCAGGCCACGCCGATTTCGGCGGCGAAGTGGAGCGCATTCTCTCGATGGTCGATGGCGTAATTCTGCTGGTCGATTCGTCCGAAGGCGCGATGCCGCAGACCAAATTCGTTACCGGCAAAGCGCTTGCGCTCGGCCTGAAACCAATTGTCGTCGTCAACAAAATTGACCGACCCGATGGACGCGCAGCAGAGGTACTCGACGAAGTTTTCGACCTATTCGTCAGCCTCGACGCTAACGATGAACAGCTCGACTTCCCTGTTCTTTATGCCTCGGGCCGCAATGGTTATGCCAGCGAGGACATCGACGCCCGCGAAGGCGATTTGACGCCATTGTTTGAGAAAATTGTCGAGCACGTCCCCGCCCCACAGGCGGATTATGACGGCCCGTTCAAATTCCTCGTGACACTGCTGGACCGCGACAATTTCCTCGGCCGGATTCTTACCGGCAAGGTGGAATCGGGCACAATCAAGGTCAACGCACCAATCCACGCGCTCGACAATGACGGGAACATTGTTGAAACTGGTCGCGCGTCCAAATTGATGGCATTCCGCGGCCTCGAGCGCGTCCCTGTCGAAGAAGCCCGCGCTGGCGACATTATTTCCATGGCCGGCCTAGCCGTTGCGACCGTGTCCAACACCATTTGCGATCCATCCGTAACCGAGCCGCTTCACGCACAGCCAATCGATCCACCAACGCTGTCGATGCGATTTGCGGTCAATGACAGTCCGTTTGCAGGCCGCGAAGGCACCAAAGTTACCAGCCGGATGATCCGCGACCGTTTGGCTCGCGAAGCAGAAAGCAACGTAGCGATTAAAATCAGCGAGTCTGCCGATAAGGACAGCTTCGAAGTTGCTGGCCGGGGCGAATTGCAGCTGGGTGTTTTGATCGAAACGATGCGCCGCGAAGGCTTTGAACTCGGTATCAGCCGCCCACGCGTGCTTTATCAAGAAGACGAAAATGGCAACCGAACCGAGCCATACGAGACTGTCGTCATTGACGTGGACGATGAATATTCGGGCACAGTGGTCGAGAAAATCGCCATGCGCAAAGGCGAAATGACCGATATGCGTCCGTCGGGCGGCGGTAAGACTCGCATTACCTTCAGCGCCCCGTCGCGCGGCTTGATCGGCTATCACGGTGAATTCCTGTCCGACACGCGCGGAACCGGCATCATGAACCGCCTGTTCGAGAAATATGGCCCTTACAAAGGCACAATCGAAGGCCGCCAGAATGGCGTGTTGATTTCGAACTGCACTGGCGAAGCGGTTGGCTATGCGCTCAATATGCTCGAAGAGCGCGGCGAATTGTTCATCGGCAGTCAGGCGAAGATCTATGAAGGCATGATTATTGGCGAAAATGCCAAGCCTGACGACCTCGAAGTCAACCCGATGAAATCGAAGGCGCTGACCAACTTCCGGTCGACCGGCAAGGATGACGCGATCCGTCTGACCACGCCGCGCAAGATGAGCCTGGAACAGTCAATCGCCTATATCGATAATGATGAAATGGTCGAAGTGACGCCCGAAAGCATCCGCCTTCGCAAATCGGAACTCGACCCGAACGAGCGCAAGAAACAGCGCCGCAAGATGGGCGACTAA
- a CDS encoding SDR family NAD(P)-dependent oxidoreductase has translation MSRFAGKTIIVTGSSNGIGEGIARRFVEEGANVVLNSRNRADCEEVAATLDPERTLIVEGDVSKPEFAAEIISKTVDHFGALDVLVNNAGVAGMGLLADAKDSEIDRIIDINVKGVLYLSRAAIPELIKTKGNIVNISSVSGIGGDWSLPIYNASKGAVTNLTRSLALQLGAQGVRVNCICPSLTRSDMTAGLTDNEQAMKAIKNRMPLGRAAEPSEIAGPVAFLASDDAVFVTGVNLPVDGGVSASNGQPNFFG, from the coding sequence ATGTCCCGCTTCGCTGGCAAAACTATCATTGTAACCGGCTCCTCCAACGGTATCGGCGAGGGTATCGCCCGCCGTTTTGTTGAGGAAGGAGCGAATGTCGTGCTTAATTCGCGCAACCGTGCCGATTGCGAGGAAGTGGCCGCAACGCTCGATCCGGAGCGGACTTTGATTGTCGAGGGTGATGTGTCGAAGCCCGAATTTGCTGCGGAGATTATCAGCAAAACCGTTGATCATTTCGGCGCGCTGGATGTGCTGGTCAACAATGCCGGAGTGGCTGGAATGGGCCTGCTCGCCGATGCCAAGGACAGTGAAATTGACCGGATTATCGACATCAATGTGAAGGGAGTGCTGTATCTTAGCCGCGCGGCCATTCCCGAACTGATCAAGACGAAGGGCAATATCGTCAATATTTCCAGCGTATCGGGCATTGGCGGGGATTGGTCGCTGCCGATTTATAACGCTTCAAAGGGGGCGGTGACAAACCTGACGCGTTCGCTGGCGCTGCAATTAGGTGCACAGGGCGTTCGCGTGAATTGCATCTGCCCATCGCTAACGCGGTCGGATATGACCGCTGGCCTAACCGATAATGAGCAGGCGATGAAGGCGATCAAAAACCGGATGCCGCTCGGCCGCGCCGCCGAGCCATCGGAAATTGCCGGGCCGGTTGCATTTCTTGCCAGCGATGATGCGGTGTTTGTGACCGGTGTTAATTTGCCCGTTGATGGCGGGGTTAGCGCATCAAATGGCCAGCCGAATTTCTTTGGTTGA
- a CDS encoding glutamate-5-semialdehyde dehydrogenase: MSHHTPETSSSIDTLGQRAKTAAKGLLSAPNTAKNLALTKAAEALREASADILAANLRDVESIRDTKPAAFIDRLMLDQARVEAMAKALEDIAALPDPVGRVLATFERPNGLKIERVAVPIGVIAMIYESRPNVGADASALCLKSGNAIILRGGSESHHSTVAIVACMRSGLAAAGLPQDAVQMVETTSREAVGELLRAVDYIDLAIPRGGRGLVELVRDQARVPTLLHLDGNCHTYVHSAADQDNAVEVIYNAKMRRTGVCGATESIVVDRAIAAEFLPILADELSDCELRGDAEAVAIDARILLATDEDFDTEYLDAVASVKIASGLTEAIEFVAKHSSGHTDAILTEDDAVARQFMTAIDSAIVMHNTSTQFADGGEFGMGAEIGIATGKMHARGPVGLEQLTSFKYLVHGQGQTRP; encoded by the coding sequence ATGAGCCATCATACACCCGAAACCTCATCCAGCATTGATACGCTGGGCCAGCGTGCCAAGACGGCTGCAAAGGGCTTGCTGAGCGCGCCAAACACCGCAAAAAACCTTGCTTTGACCAAGGCGGCAGAAGCCCTTCGCGAAGCATCGGCTGACATTCTTGCGGCTAATCTGCGCGATGTGGAGAGTATCCGCGACACTAAGCCTGCCGCATTTATTGACCGGCTTATGCTGGATCAGGCCCGTGTCGAAGCGATGGCCAAAGCGCTGGAGGACATTGCCGCCCTACCCGATCCAGTAGGCCGTGTGCTCGCCACATTCGAGCGGCCAAATGGCTTGAAGATAGAGCGCGTAGCAGTGCCGATCGGGGTGATAGCAATGATTTACGAATCGCGTCCCAATGTCGGCGCCGATGCGAGCGCGCTGTGCTTGAAGTCGGGTAATGCAATTATCCTGCGAGGCGGATCGGAAAGCCACCATTCCACCGTCGCCATCGTCGCTTGTATGCGCAGCGGATTGGCGGCGGCGGGCCTACCGCAAGATGCAGTGCAAATGGTCGAGACAACCAGCCGCGAGGCGGTGGGCGAATTGCTGCGCGCTGTGGACTATATCGATCTGGCAATTCCCCGCGGCGGCCGCGGCCTTGTCGAGCTTGTACGGGATCAGGCGCGAGTGCCAACTTTGCTGCATCTCGACGGCAATTGTCACACCTATGTCCATAGCGCCGCTGATCAGGACAACGCGGTGGAGGTTATTTACAACGCAAAAATGCGCCGAACGGGAGTGTGCGGCGCGACCGAAAGTATCGTAGTTGACCGCGCTATTGCAGCCGAATTTCTGCCAATATTGGCCGATGAGCTATCCGATTGCGAGCTGCGCGGAGATGCAGAAGCTGTTGCGATTGATGCCCGCATCCTCCTCGCAACAGATGAGGATTTCGACACCGAATATCTGGACGCGGTTGCCTCGGTAAAAATCGCCAGCGGCCTGACCGAAGCGATCGAATTTGTGGCGAAGCATTCTTCCGGTCACACCGATGCAATTCTGACCGAAGACGATGCCGTTGCACGCCAATTTATGACCGCCATTGATAGCGCGATAGTGATGCACAATACATCAACTCAATTTGCCGATGGCGGCGAGTTTGGCATGGGCGCAGAAATCGGCATCGCGACCGGCAAGATGCATGCGCGCGGCCCCGTCGGACTGGAACAGCTGACCAGTTTCAAATATCTGGTCCACGGCCAGGGCCAGACGCGGCCTTAG
- the putP gene encoding sodium/proline symporter PutP yields the protein METGTLISLAIYFILMIAIGLYAWRKSTSDSAGYLLAGRNLHPAVAALSAGASDMSGWLLLGLPGALYASGLVEAWIGIGLFVGALINWIVVAPRLRKQTEDLGNALTIPEFLANRFPDKAVLLRVISALIIVAFFAVYTAAGLVGGGKLFETSFAAMFGDIGISDYALGIWLTAGVVLAYTMVGGFLAVSLTDFVQGCIMVVALVLMPLVVIMGGTDLSAAANAAAATGNLEYLDLFGGLTFIGFVSAVAWGLGYFGQPHIIVRFMAVRSVAAVKTAGIIGMSWMGVALLGAIGIGIAGRAYAEQNGITVEDPETIFIILADLLFHPLITGFLLAALLAAIMSTISSQLLVASSSLTEDFYRLFLRKQASERETVTVSRLSVLLVALLALAIASNPDSQVLGLVSNAWAGFGAAFGPLIILSLTWDKMTGAGAVSGLVIGAATVMLWIWLGWNGTFMGGQGIYEIIPGFAAAWIAIVLVSMATRKQEA from the coding sequence ATGGAAACAGGCACGCTCATTTCGCTCGCAATCTACTTCATTTTGATGATCGCCATCGGGCTTTATGCCTGGCGCAAATCGACATCGGACAGCGCAGGATATCTGCTCGCCGGGCGAAATTTGCATCCTGCGGTTGCGGCACTCTCAGCGGGAGCATCGGATATGTCGGGCTGGCTGCTGCTCGGTTTGCCGGGCGCGCTCTATGCGTCTGGCCTGGTCGAGGCATGGATCGGGATCGGCCTGTTCGTCGGTGCGTTGATAAATTGGATTGTCGTCGCGCCGCGCCTTCGCAAACAGACAGAGGATCTGGGAAACGCGCTGACCATCCCGGAATTTCTCGCCAACCGCTTCCCTGACAAAGCCGTGCTGCTGCGGGTCATTTCAGCGCTGATTATCGTCGCTTTTTTCGCGGTTTATACTGCAGCCGGTCTGGTTGGCGGCGGGAAGCTGTTCGAAACGAGCTTTGCAGCTATGTTCGGCGACATTGGCATCAGCGACTATGCGCTGGGCATCTGGCTGACGGCCGGCGTCGTGCTTGCATACACTATGGTGGGCGGTTTCCTTGCAGTTAGCCTGACTGACTTTGTCCAGGGCTGCATTATGGTGGTCGCGCTGGTGTTGATGCCACTGGTGGTGATCATGGGCGGAACGGACTTAAGCGCGGCGGCAAATGCTGCGGCAGCTACAGGCAACCTCGAATATCTTGATTTGTTTGGAGGGCTGACATTTATCGGCTTCGTCAGCGCGGTCGCTTGGGGTCTCGGCTATTTCGGACAGCCTCATATTATCGTGCGGTTTATGGCCGTTCGCAGCGTGGCTGCGGTAAAAACCGCAGGTATTATCGGAATGAGCTGGATGGGTGTCGCGCTGCTCGGTGCGATCGGTATCGGGATTGCCGGACGCGCCTATGCCGAACAAAACGGTATTACGGTGGAAGACCCCGAGACAATCTTCATCATCCTCGCCGATTTGCTGTTCCATCCCCTGATCACCGGCTTCCTACTCGCGGCACTGCTTGCAGCGATTATGAGCACGATCAGCTCGCAATTGCTGGTCGCTTCATCCTCGCTGACAGAGGATTTCTACCGGCTGTTCCTGCGCAAGCAGGCGAGCGAGCGCGAGACAGTGACCGTCAGCAGGCTCAGCGTATTGCTGGTCGCACTGCTTGCACTGGCGATTGCCAGCAATCCGGATAGTCAGGTTTTGGGGCTGGTTTCGAATGCGTGGGCGGGATTTGGCGCAGCCTTCGGGCCGCTGATCATTCTTTCGCTGACTTGGGACAAGATGACCGGTGCAGGCGCGGTTTCGGGCCTGGTCATAGGGGCCGCGACTGTGATGTTGTGGATCTGGCTCGGCTGGAACGGTACGTTTATGGGTGGCCAAGGCATCTACGAAATTATTCCCGGCTTCGCAGCAGCATGGATCGCTATCGTATTGGTCAGCATGGCTACCCGAAAACAGGAGGCATAG
- a CDS encoding VOC family protein produces MAKITGLGGVFYVVKDPKATREWYREKLGLDGEYGPQLNWSEETGEQPYSLISHFSDDKYMKPGTASFMINLRVDKLDEFVAILKTRGVEILDSVDEGYGKFAWLLDPDGIKIELWEQVDTPE; encoded by the coding sequence ATGGCTAAAATCACCGGATTGGGCGGCGTTTTCTACGTTGTAAAAGATCCCAAGGCGACGCGCGAGTGGTACCGCGAGAAACTCGGGCTTGATGGTGAATATGGCCCGCAACTCAATTGGTCTGAGGAAACAGGGGAACAGCCCTATTCGCTCATCAGCCACTTTAGTGACGACAAATATATGAAGCCGGGTACTGCCAGCTTCATGATCAATTTGCGTGTCGACAAACTTGATGAATTCGTCGCAATCTTGAAGACACGCGGCGTTGAAATTCTCGACAGTGTCGATGAAGGATATGGCAAATTTGCGTGGCTCCTCGACCCGGACGGCATAAAAATCGAGCTTTGGGAACAGGTCGACACGCCCGAGTAA
- a CDS encoding extensin family protein encodes MFRPFALIALLFALSGCNLLPKGDSGAAKPKIAANGGTMPATPIAQKCLAQLGQTGSRFAAIPDQYYGAGCSTLNAVRLSDLRGDQASFALANLGPVACPTATAFAGWARFGVDRAAQRMLGSPLARIETMGSYNCRNVSGTSRRSAHSNAQAIDISAFILADGRRISVAGDWNNGTQAEREFLKTIHRSACKRFGTVLGPAYNAAHKDHFHLETGDSNFCR; translated from the coding sequence GTGTTTCGGCCTTTCGCCCTGATTGCCTTATTGTTCGCCCTGAGCGGCTGCAACCTACTGCCTAAGGGTGATAGCGGCGCTGCCAAGCCGAAAATTGCTGCAAATGGCGGTACCATGCCTGCCACTCCCATCGCGCAAAAGTGCCTCGCCCAGCTTGGTCAAACCGGCTCGCGCTTCGCGGCCATCCCTGACCAATATTATGGTGCAGGATGTTCAACTTTAAACGCTGTGCGTCTGTCCGATCTGCGCGGAGACCAAGCCAGCTTTGCCCTCGCCAATCTCGGTCCCGTTGCTTGTCCGACCGCAACCGCATTTGCAGGCTGGGCCCGTTTCGGGGTCGACCGTGCTGCACAGCGGATGCTCGGCAGCCCGCTTGCCAGAATCGAAACCATGGGCAGTTACAATTGCCGCAATGTTTCAGGCACCAGTCGCCGCTCCGCCCACTCCAACGCGCAGGCCATCGACATTTCTGCGTTCATCCTTGCGGACGGGCGTCGGATCAGCGTTGCAGGTGATTGGAACAACGGCACGCAGGCCGAACGTGAGTTTCTCAAGACTATTCACCGCAGTGCCTGCAAGCGCTTCGGTACAGTGCTTGGGCCCGCATATAATGCGGCGCATAAAGACCACTTTCACCTCGAGACGGGCGACAGCAATTTTTGTCGCTGA
- a CDS encoding response regulator transcription factor, giving the protein MENHYIIHIVDPSSKVRGELSRVAFDLGYHAEVYADLSELAERPLTEGIIVARDDPETGGIENLMAELTNAGVWLPLIALSDVLRPGRIVAATKAGALSYIGLPIDMAELDRTLTGIATEANEFGLAQRKLIDARNRISQLSNREREVLDWLTKGLSNKAIARELDISPRTVEIHRAKMMSKLGAHHPAEAVRLRMEAQITARVSA; this is encoded by the coding sequence ATGGAAAATCATTATATCATTCACATAGTTGACCCGTCCAGTAAAGTAAGAGGCGAGTTGTCACGGGTCGCATTTGACCTTGGTTATCATGCAGAAGTCTATGCAGATCTTTCTGAACTTGCCGAACGCCCGTTGACGGAAGGGATCATCGTTGCGCGTGATGATCCCGAAACTGGCGGTATCGAGAATTTGATGGCCGAACTGACCAATGCTGGCGTTTGGCTTCCGCTAATTGCTTTGTCAGATGTGTTGCGTCCAGGCCGGATTGTTGCTGCGACCAAAGCTGGCGCACTCAGCTATATCGGCTTGCCAATAGACATGGCAGAGCTCGACCGAACATTGACCGGCATAGCCACCGAAGCAAATGAATTTGGACTTGCGCAGCGCAAGCTTATCGATGCGCGCAACAGGATATCGCAGCTTTCCAATCGTGAACGCGAAGTGCTGGATTGGTTGACCAAGGGGCTTAGCAACAAGGCGATTGCGCGCGAATTGGATATCAGTCCGCGAACTGTCGAAATCCACCGGGCAAAAATGATGAGTAAGCTTGGGGCGCACCATCCCGCCGAAGCGGTAAGGTTGCGGATGGAGGCCCAAATTACCGCGCGTGTTTCTGCGTGA
- a CDS encoding proteasome-type protease: protein MTYCVGMMLDKGLVMMSDTRTNSGVDNISVYRKMFTWKVPGERIISVMTAGNLATTQNVIGQLEERTKAPEDRDNSLLKASTMFQVASEIGRLLRATVQETQDGNGARGKGRFTASIILAGQIDGMEPRLFLIYPEGNFIEASFDTPFLQIGETKYGRPIILRGYDRNMNFEDAVKLLMVSFDSTLKANLSVGLPLDLMVIERDQFEPAHERRITQDDPYFQAISSSWGDALRSAFHSLPDYKFDHE, encoded by the coding sequence ATGACATATTGTGTGGGAATGATGCTCGACAAGGGCCTCGTCATGATGAGCGATACGCGGACCAATTCGGGCGTGGATAACATTTCAGTGTACCGTAAGATGTTCACCTGGAAAGTTCCGGGCGAACGGATCATTTCGGTCATGACCGCCGGAAACCTGGCTACCACCCAGAATGTCATTGGCCAGCTGGAAGAACGCACAAAAGCGCCTGAAGATCGCGATAACTCGCTGCTTAAAGCGTCGACGATGTTCCAGGTCGCATCGGAAATTGGCAGGTTGCTGCGTGCAACAGTGCAGGAAACGCAGGATGGGAATGGCGCGCGCGGTAAGGGGCGGTTCACCGCATCGATTATCTTAGCGGGGCAAATTGATGGCATGGAGCCGCGCCTGTTCCTGATCTATCCCGAAGGAAACTTCATCGAAGCCAGCTTCGACACGCCCTTCCTGCAAATTGGCGAAACCAAATATGGACGTCCAATTATCCTGCGCGGATATGACCGGAATATGAACTTTGAAGACGCAGTCAAACTGCTGATGGTCTCGTTTGATTCCACGCTTAAAGCCAATTTGTCAGTCGGCCTCCCGCTTGATCTGATGGTTATTGAACGTGACCAGTTCGAACCTGCGCACGAGCGCCGGATCACGCAAGACGACCCCTATTTTCAGGCGATTTCGTCCAGTTGGGGTGATGCCCTGCGCTCTGCGTTTCATTCTTTGCCCGATTATAAGTTCGATCACGAATAG